From a single Leclercia sp. AS011 genomic region:
- the ubiG gene encoding bifunctional 2-polyprenyl-6-hydroxyphenol methylase/3-demethylubiquinol 3-O-methyltransferase UbiG, with protein MNAEKSPVAHNVDHEEIAKFEAVASRWWDLEGEFKPLHRINPLRLGYIAERSGGLFGKKVLDVGCGGGILAESMAREGATVTGLDMGFEPLQVARLHALESGVQVEYVQETVEEHAAKHAHQYDVVTCMEMLEHVPDPQSVVTACAKLVKPGGQVFFSTINRNGKAWLMAVVGAEYVLRMVPKGTHDVKKFIKPAELLSWVDGTWLKEQHMTGLHYNPLTDKFKLAPGVDVNYMLHTTAKKD; from the coding sequence ATGAATGCGGAAAAATCCCCGGTGGCTCACAACGTTGACCATGAAGAGATCGCCAAATTCGAAGCGGTGGCGTCCCGATGGTGGGATCTCGAAGGTGAGTTTAAACCCCTGCACCGCATTAACCCCCTGCGTCTGGGCTATATCGCGGAGCGCTCCGGCGGTCTGTTCGGTAAGAAGGTGCTGGACGTCGGCTGCGGAGGTGGCATCCTCGCCGAGAGCATGGCGCGCGAAGGGGCAACCGTTACGGGCCTGGACATGGGATTTGAACCTCTGCAGGTCGCCCGCCTTCATGCGCTGGAGTCCGGCGTGCAGGTCGAGTACGTGCAGGAAACGGTTGAAGAGCACGCCGCAAAGCACGCGCATCAGTATGACGTCGTCACCTGCATGGAGATGCTGGAGCACGTTCCCGATCCGCAATCGGTGGTCACTGCCTGCGCAAAACTGGTTAAACCGGGCGGCCAGGTGTTCTTCTCCACCATCAACCGCAACGGCAAGGCGTGGCTGATGGCGGTTGTCGGCGCAGAATACGTGCTGCGGATGGTGCCCAAAGGTACCCACGACGTGAAAAAATTTATCAAGCCAGCCGAATTACTGAGCTGGGTCGATGGCACATGGCTGAAAGAGCAGCACATGACCGGTCTGCATTACAATCCCCTGACCGACAAGTTCAAACTGGCGCCGGGCGTGGACGTGAACTACATGCTCCATACCACCGCAAAAAAAGACTAA
- the gyrA gene encoding DNA topoisomerase (ATP-hydrolyzing) subunit A encodes MSDLAREITPVNIEEELKSSYLDYAMSVIVGRALPDVRDGLKPVHRRVLYAMNVLGNDWNKAYKKSARVVGDVIGKYHPHGDTAVYDTIVRMAQPFSLRYMLVDGQGNFGSVDGDSAAAMRYTEIRMSKIAHELMADLEKETVDFVDNYDGTERIPDVMPTKIPNLLVNGASGIAVGMATNIPPHNITEVINGCLAYIDDEEISIEGLMEHIPGPDFPTAAIINGRRGIEEAYRTGRGKIYIRARAEVEADAKTGRETIIVHEIPYQVNKARLIEKIAELVKEKRIEGISALRDESDKDGMRVVIEIKRDAVGEVVLNNLYSLTQLQVSFGINMVALHHGQPKIMNLKDILSAFVRHRREVVTRRTIFELRKARDRAHILEALAVALANIDPIIELIRRAPTPAEAKAALVAQPWALGNVSAMLERAGDDAARPEWLEPEFGVRDGQYYLTEQQAQAILDLRLQKLTGLEHEKLLDEYKELLEQIAELLHILGSADRLMEVIREELELVRDQFGDERRTEITANTADINIEDLINQEDVVVTLSHQGYVKYQPLTDYEAQRRGGKGKSAARIKEEDFIDRLLVANTHDTILCFSSRGRLYWMKVYQLPEASRGARGRPIVNLLPLEQNERITAILPVREYAEGVNVFMATASGTVKKTALTEFSRPRSAGIIAVNLNEGDELIGVDLTSGSDEVMLFSAAGKVVRFKESAVRAMGRTATGVRGIKLAGEDSVVSLIVPRGEGAILTVTQNGYGKRTAQDEYPTKSRGTQGVISIKVTERNGSVVGAVQVDDADQIMMITDAGTLVRTRVSEISVVGRNTQGVILIRTAEDENVVGLQRVAEPVDDEELDSIDGSVAEGDDEIAPEADTDDDAADDAEE; translated from the coding sequence ATGAGCGACCTTGCGAGAGAAATTACACCGGTTAACATCGAGGAAGAGCTGAAGAGCTCCTATCTGGATTATGCGATGTCGGTCATTGTTGGCCGTGCGCTGCCGGATGTCCGCGATGGACTTAAGCCGGTACACCGTCGCGTACTATACGCCATGAACGTATTGGGCAATGACTGGAATAAAGCCTACAAAAAATCTGCCCGTGTCGTTGGTGACGTAATCGGTAAATATCACCCGCATGGTGATACAGCAGTTTATGACACCATCGTCCGTATGGCGCAGCCATTCTCACTGCGTTACATGCTGGTTGATGGTCAGGGTAACTTCGGTTCAGTTGACGGCGACTCCGCCGCGGCGATGCGTTATACGGAAATCCGTATGTCGAAAATCGCCCATGAGCTGATGGCCGATCTGGAAAAAGAGACCGTTGATTTCGTCGATAACTACGACGGCACCGAGCGCATTCCGGATGTGATGCCAACCAAGATCCCTAACCTGCTGGTAAACGGTGCCTCCGGTATCGCCGTAGGTATGGCGACCAACATTCCGCCGCACAACATCACGGAAGTGATCAACGGCTGCCTGGCCTATATCGACGATGAAGAGATCAGCATTGAAGGGCTGATGGAACACATCCCGGGTCCGGACTTCCCGACCGCCGCCATTATTAATGGCCGTCGCGGCATTGAAGAAGCGTACCGCACCGGCCGCGGCAAGATCTATATTCGCGCCCGCGCCGAAGTGGAAGCCGACGCCAAAACCGGCCGTGAAACCATCATCGTCCACGAAATTCCGTATCAGGTGAACAAAGCGCGCCTGATCGAGAAGATTGCCGAGCTGGTTAAAGAGAAACGCATTGAAGGTATCAGTGCGCTGCGTGATGAGTCTGATAAAGACGGCATGCGCGTCGTGATTGAGATCAAACGTGACGCGGTAGGGGAAGTGGTGCTTAACAACCTCTACTCCCTGACCCAGCTTCAGGTCTCCTTCGGCATCAACATGGTTGCGCTGCACCATGGTCAGCCGAAGATCATGAACCTGAAAGATATTCTGAGCGCGTTCGTCCGTCACCGCCGTGAAGTGGTGACCCGTCGTACCATTTTCGAACTGCGTAAAGCCCGCGATCGCGCGCACATCCTTGAAGCGCTGGCGGTTGCCCTGGCGAACATCGATCCGATCATCGAGCTGATTCGTCGTGCCCCAACCCCTGCTGAAGCGAAAGCGGCGTTAGTGGCGCAGCCATGGGCGCTGGGGAATGTCTCTGCGATGCTGGAACGTGCGGGCGATGATGCTGCGCGTCCGGAGTGGCTGGAGCCCGAGTTCGGCGTGCGCGACGGTCAGTACTACCTGACCGAGCAGCAGGCTCAGGCGATTCTGGATCTGCGTCTGCAGAAACTGACCGGCCTTGAGCACGAAAAACTGCTCGACGAGTATAAAGAGCTGCTGGAACAGATTGCCGAGCTGCTGCATATCCTTGGCAGCGCCGATCGTCTGATGGAAGTGATCCGCGAAGAGCTGGAGCTGGTCCGCGATCAGTTCGGCGATGAGCGTCGCACCGAAATCACGGCCAACACCGCTGATATCAACATCGAAGACCTGATTAACCAGGAAGACGTTGTTGTGACCCTGTCTCACCAGGGCTACGTGAAGTACCAGCCGTTAACCGACTACGAAGCACAGCGTCGTGGCGGCAAAGGCAAGTCAGCGGCACGTATTAAAGAAGAAGACTTTATCGACCGCCTGCTGGTGGCCAACACCCACGACACCATCCTCTGCTTCTCCAGCCGGGGCCGTCTGTACTGGATGAAGGTTTACCAGCTGCCGGAAGCGAGCCGTGGCGCGCGTGGACGTCCTATCGTCAACCTGCTGCCGCTGGAGCAGAACGAGCGTATCACCGCTATCCTGCCGGTTCGCGAGTACGCTGAAGGCGTGAACGTCTTTATGGCGACCGCCAGCGGTACGGTGAAGAAGACCGCCCTGACCGAGTTCAGCCGTCCACGTTCTGCCGGCATTATCGCCGTCAACCTGAACGAAGGCGACGAACTGATTGGCGTGGATCTGACCTCCGGTTCCGACGAAGTGATGCTGTTCTCTGCCGCCGGTAAAGTGGTGCGCTTTAAAGAGAGCGCAGTGCGCGCCATGGGTCGTACCGCGACCGGCGTGCGCGGCATCAAACTGGCGGGCGAAGACAGCGTGGTCTCCCTGATTGTTCCGCGCGGCGAGGGCGCGATCCTGACCGTGACGCAGAACGGCTACGGTAAACGTACCGCTCAGGACGAGTATCCAACCAAGTCCCGCGGCACCCAGGGCGTTATTTCGATCAAAGTGACCGAGCGCAACGGCTCCGTTGTTGGCGCGGTCCAGGTTGATGATGCTGACCAGATCATGATGATCACCGATGCCGGTACCCTGGTGCGTACCCGCGTATCCGAGATCAGCGTGGTAGGCCGTAACACTCAGGGCGTGATTCTCATCCGTACCGCGGAAGATGAAAACGTAGTGGGGCTGCAGCGCGTCGCTGAGCCGGTGGATGACGAAGAGCTCGACTCTATCGACGGCAGCGTAGCGGAAGGTGACGATGAGATCGCACCGGAAGCGGACACCGACGACGATGCAGCGGATGACGCTGAAGAGTAA
- the rcsC gene encoding two-component system sensor histidine kinase RcsC — translation MKYLVSFRTTLKVSRYLFRALALLIWVLIALFSVFYIVNALHQKESEIRQEFNLSYDQSQRYIQRTADVMKELKYIAENRLTAENGVLANRGRDSKTEVPNFEPLFPDSDCSTMGPAWRGSLESLAWFMRYWRDNFSAAYDLNRVFLIGSENLCMANFGLRDVPVDRENAMKSLHERIMKYRNAPQDERGNNLFWIGQGPRPGVGYFYAMTPVYLANRLQAMLGTEQTIRMENFFTPGNLPMGVTILDENGHSLISLVGPETRLKVDPRWMQERSWFGYTSGFRELVLKKSLPPSSLSIVYSVPVDMVLERIRMLILNSVLLNVLVGIALFTLARMYERKIFIPAEIDAQRLEEHEQFNRKIVASAPVGICILRTLDGTNILSNELAHNYLNMLTHEDRQRLTQIICGQQVNFVDVLTSNNTNLQISFVHSRYRNENVAICVLVDVSARVKMEESLQDMAQSAEQASQSKSMFLATVSHELRTPLYGIIGNLDLLQTKELPRGVDRLVTAMNNSSSLLLKIISDILDFSKIESEQLKIEPREFSPREVMNHISANYLPLVVRKQLGLYCFIEPDVPVSLQGDPMRLQQVISNLLSNAIKFTDMGCIVMHVAKAGDYLSIRVRDTGVGIPAKEVVKLFDPFFQVGTGVQRNFQGTGLGLAICEKLISMMDGDISVDTEPGMGSQFTIRIPLYAAQSPTNGLIEGLSDKRCWLAVNNASLHAYLESLLTPHGIRVARYRGQTPDAEDILITDDELTQPWQGKAAVIFCRRHIGIAQERAHGEWVNSVAAPHELIALLARIYRIELDAGDGSTALPSPESAQSLNEDMMILVVDDHPINRRLLADQLGSLGYQCKTANDGVDALNVLSKNHIDIVLSDVNMPNMDGYRLTQRIRQLGLTLPVVGVTANALAEEKQRCLESGMDSCLSKPVTLDVLKQTLSVYAERVRKTRG, via the coding sequence TTGAAATACCTCGTCTCCTTCCGAACCACGCTGAAAGTCTCTCGCTATCTATTTCGGGCGCTGGCGCTCCTGATCTGGGTGCTGATCGCCCTGTTTTCGGTGTTCTACATCGTCAACGCGCTGCACCAGAAGGAGTCGGAGATCCGTCAGGAGTTTAACCTCAGCTACGATCAGTCCCAGCGCTACATCCAGCGCACCGCCGACGTCATGAAAGAGCTCAAGTACATCGCAGAGAACCGTCTGACGGCAGAAAACGGCGTGCTGGCTAACCGCGGGCGCGACAGCAAAACTGAGGTGCCTAACTTTGAGCCGCTGTTCCCGGATTCTGACTGCTCGACGATGGGCCCGGCATGGCGGGGGTCGCTGGAGTCGCTGGCCTGGTTTATGCGCTACTGGCGCGATAACTTCTCGGCAGCCTACGATCTCAACCGCGTCTTTTTAATTGGTAGCGAAAACCTCTGTATGGCCAATTTTGGCCTGCGTGACGTGCCGGTAGATCGTGAAAATGCCATGAAAAGCCTGCACGAGCGGATCATGAAATACCGCAATGCGCCGCAGGATGAACGCGGCAACAACCTGTTCTGGATCGGTCAGGGCCCACGTCCGGGAGTGGGGTACTTCTACGCCATGACGCCGGTCTATCTGGCTAACCGCCTGCAGGCGATGCTCGGCACCGAGCAGACTATCCGCATGGAGAACTTTTTCACCCCCGGCAACCTGCCGATGGGCGTGACCATTCTTGATGAAAATGGCCATTCGCTTATCTCGCTGGTGGGGCCGGAAACCCGTCTCAAGGTTGACCCCCGCTGGATGCAGGAGCGTTCGTGGTTTGGTTATACCTCCGGTTTCCGCGAGCTGGTGCTGAAAAAGAGCCTGCCGCCATCGTCCCTGAGCATCGTCTATTCCGTGCCGGTGGACATGGTGCTGGAGCGTATCCGCATGTTGATCCTCAACTCGGTACTGCTCAACGTGCTGGTGGGGATTGCACTCTTTACCCTTGCGCGGATGTACGAGCGCAAAATCTTTATCCCGGCGGAGATCGACGCCCAGCGCCTCGAAGAGCATGAGCAGTTCAACCGCAAGATTGTCGCCTCTGCCCCGGTGGGGATCTGTATTCTGCGTACCCTGGATGGCACTAACATCCTCAGTAACGAGCTGGCGCATAACTATCTGAATATGCTGACTCACGAGGACCGCCAGCGGTTAACGCAGATCATTTGCGGGCAGCAGGTTAACTTTGTCGACGTGCTGACCAGCAACAACACCAACCTGCAGATCAGCTTTGTGCACTCGCGCTATCGCAATGAGAACGTCGCCATCTGCGTGCTGGTGGATGTCTCCGCGCGCGTCAAAATGGAAGAGTCGTTGCAGGATATGGCCCAGTCGGCAGAACAGGCCAGCCAGTCGAAATCGATGTTCCTCGCCACCGTCAGCCACGAGCTGCGCACTCCGCTGTACGGGATTATCGGTAACCTCGATCTGCTCCAGACCAAAGAGCTGCCCCGGGGCGTTGACCGCCTGGTGACGGCGATGAATAACTCCTCGAGCCTGCTGTTAAAAATCATCAGCGATATTCTCGACTTCTCCAAGATTGAGTCCGAGCAGCTGAAAATTGAACCGCGAGAATTCTCCCCGCGGGAGGTGATGAACCATATCAGCGCCAACTACCTGCCGCTGGTGGTGCGTAAGCAGCTGGGGCTGTACTGCTTTATCGAGCCGGACGTGCCGGTCTCGCTGCAGGGCGATCCGATGCGTCTGCAGCAGGTGATCTCCAACCTGCTCAGCAACGCCATTAAATTCACCGACATGGGCTGCATTGTGATGCATGTCGCCAAAGCAGGGGACTACCTGAGCATCCGCGTGCGCGACACCGGGGTGGGTATTCCGGCCAAAGAGGTGGTCAAACTCTTCGACCCGTTCTTCCAGGTGGGGACGGGGGTTCAGCGTAACTTCCAGGGCACCGGGCTGGGGCTGGCGATTTGTGAAAAACTGATCAGCATGATGGACGGCGATATCTCGGTGGATACCGAGCCGGGTATGGGTAGCCAGTTCACCATCCGCATACCTCTCTATGCGGCGCAGTCCCCGACCAACGGGCTGATAGAGGGATTGAGCGATAAACGCTGCTGGCTGGCGGTCAACAACGCCTCGCTGCATGCCTATCTGGAGTCCCTGCTGACGCCGCACGGTATTCGCGTGGCGCGCTACAGGGGGCAAACACCGGACGCGGAAGACATTCTCATCACCGACGATGAGCTGACGCAGCCGTGGCAGGGCAAAGCGGCGGTGATCTTCTGCCGTCGCCATATCGGCATCGCTCAGGAGCGCGCCCATGGCGAGTGGGTGAACAGCGTGGCTGCACCGCACGAACTCATTGCCCTGCTGGCGCGCATCTACCGTATAGAGTTGGACGCAGGCGATGGCTCGACGGCGCTGCCGTCACCGGAATCGGCGCAGTCGCTGAATGAAGACATGATGATCCTGGTGGTGGATGACCATCCAATTAACCGCCGTCTGCTGGCCGACCAGCTGGGCTCGCTGGGCTATCAGTGCAAAACCGCCAACGATGGCGTGGACGCGCTGAACGTGCTCAGTAAAAATCACATTGATATCGTTCTGAGCGACGTGAACATGCCGAACATGGATGGCTATCGCCTGACCCAGCGTATTCGCCAGCTGGGCCTGACGCTGCCGGTAGTGGGCGTCACCGCCAACGCGCTGGCAGAAGAGAAGCAGCGTTGTCTGGAGTCGGGGATGGACAGCTGTCTCTCCAAGCCGGTCACCCTGGACGTGCTGAAACAGACCCTGTCGGTGTACGCAGAGCGGGTGAGGAAGACGCGAGGATAA
- the rcsB gene encoding response regulator transcription factor RcsB has product MNNMNVIIADDHPIVLFGIRKSLEQIEWVNVVGEFEDSTALINNLPKLDAHVLITDLSMPGDKYGDGITLIKYIKRHFPSISIIVLTMNNNPAILSAVLDLDIEGIVLKQGAPTDLPKALAALQKGKKFTPESVSRLLEKISAGGYGDKRLSPKESEVLRLFAEGFLVTEIAKKLNRSIKTISSQKKSAMMKLGVENDIALLNYLSSVTLSPADKD; this is encoded by the coding sequence ATGAACAATATGAACGTAATTATTGCCGATGACCATCCGATTGTACTGTTCGGTATTCGCAAATCACTTGAACAGATCGAGTGGGTGAATGTAGTCGGCGAATTTGAAGATTCCACAGCACTGATTAATAACCTGCCAAAACTTGATGCGCACGTGCTCATCACCGACCTTTCCATGCCTGGAGATAAATACGGTGACGGGATCACGCTGATCAAATACATCAAGCGTCACTTCCCAAGCATTTCGATCATCGTGCTGACCATGAACAATAACCCGGCCATCTTAAGTGCCGTTCTGGATCTCGATATCGAAGGGATTGTCCTGAAACAGGGCGCACCTACCGATCTGCCTAAAGCGCTGGCTGCGCTGCAGAAAGGGAAGAAATTCACCCCGGAAAGCGTCTCCCGTCTGCTGGAAAAAATCAGCGCTGGCGGTTACGGTGACAAACGCCTGTCACCGAAAGAGAGCGAAGTGTTGCGTCTGTTCGCAGAAGGTTTCCTGGTAACGGAAATTGCCAAGAAGCTGAACCGCAGCATCAAGACCATCAGTAGCCAGAAAAAATCGGCGATGATGAAACTGGGCGTGGAAAATGATATCGCCCTGCTGAACTATCTCTCATCCGTGACCCTGAGTCCGGCTGATAAAGATTGA
- the rcsD gene encoding phosphotransferase RcsD: MSQSETTAANKFSLLPGSITRYFLLLIVVLLVTMGVMVQSAVNTWLKDRSYQIVDISHALHKRIDTWRYATWQIYDNIAATPTTASAEGLQETRLKQDVYYLEKTRRKTEALIFGSHDSATLDMTQRMSTYLDTLWGAETVPWSMYYLNGQDNSMILISTLPLKDLSSGFKESSVGTVVDSRRAEMLQQANALDERESFSSLRRLAWQNGYYFTLRTTFNQPGHLATVVAFDLPINDLIPPDMPLESFRLEQDTSGQNLRAPTDKESPESVSISFNGSKIEIASSLNTTGMRLVWQVPFGTLLLDTLQNILLPLLLNIGLLALALFGYSTFRSQPGRQSDAPVAAGTNNELRVLRALNEEIVSVLPLGLLVHDQEANRTVISNKIADHLLPHLNLQNITSMADQHQGVIQATINNELYEIRQFRSQVASRTQIFIIRDQDREVMVNKKLKQAQRLYEKNQQGRAAFMQNIGDAFKLPLKALASEAAQLTSPESLQLSGHADTLVRLVDEIQLANMLENDSWKSTTTQFSIQDLIDEVVPEVLPVIKRKGLQLLINNPLRANDERHGDRDALRRILLMLIQYAVTTTQIGKITLEVSSDESAEDRLTFRILDTGEGVTASEIDNLHFPFLNDTQGDNYGKANALTFWLCDQLARKLGGHLNIKARESLGTRYSLHVKMPATPQETEDDEGLLDEVVIMVDVTSNEIRSIVVRQLENWGATCISPDERLASQEYDLFLTDNPSNLTASGLLLSDDEPGVRKIGPGQVRVNFNMSNAMQEAVLQLIEEQLAQETVPESPLGGNENAELQASGYYSLFVDTVPDDVKRLYTEAAANDFAALAQTAHRLKGVFAMLNLVPGKQLCETLEHLIREKDAASIEKYISDIDDYVKSLL, encoded by the coding sequence ATGAGTCAGTCTGAAACCACAGCCGCGAACAAATTTTCCCTGCTTCCGGGCAGTATTACCCGTTACTTTCTTCTATTGATCGTTGTGCTTTTGGTAACCATGGGCGTAATGGTGCAAAGCGCGGTGAACACCTGGTTAAAAGACAGAAGCTATCAGATTGTTGATATCAGCCACGCCCTGCATAAACGCATCGACACCTGGCGCTACGCGACCTGGCAGATATACGACAACATCGCCGCCACGCCAACGACCGCTTCTGCCGAAGGGCTGCAGGAGACGCGCCTGAAGCAGGATGTCTACTATCTCGAGAAAACGCGCCGCAAAACAGAAGCCCTGATTTTTGGTTCGCACGACAGCGCCACGCTGGATATGACCCAGCGAATGTCGACCTATCTCGATACGCTGTGGGGCGCGGAGACCGTTCCCTGGTCGATGTACTATCTCAACGGTCAGGACAACAGCATGATCCTGATCTCCACCCTGCCGCTGAAAGATCTCTCCTCCGGTTTTAAAGAGTCCTCCGTGGGCACCGTGGTGGATTCCCGCCGCGCGGAGATGTTGCAGCAGGCCAATGCGCTGGATGAGCGCGAAAGCTTCTCTTCCCTGCGCCGCCTGGCCTGGCAAAATGGCTACTATTTTACCCTGCGCACGACCTTCAATCAGCCAGGCCATCTGGCGACGGTGGTGGCCTTCGATCTGCCGATCAACGATCTGATCCCACCGGACATGCCGCTCGAGAGCTTCCGCCTGGAGCAGGACACCTCGGGTCAAAACCTGCGTGCGCCGACGGACAAAGAGAGCCCGGAAAGCGTCTCTATCTCCTTTAATGGCTCGAAAATCGAGATTGCCTCCTCGCTGAACACTACCGGCATGCGTCTGGTCTGGCAGGTGCCTTTCGGTACGCTGCTGCTGGACACCCTGCAAAACATCCTGCTGCCGCTGCTGCTTAATATCGGTCTGCTGGCGCTGGCGCTGTTTGGCTACAGCACCTTCCGCTCGCAGCCGGGCCGCCAGAGCGATGCCCCGGTTGCCGCCGGCACCAACAACGAACTGCGCGTTCTGCGCGCCCTCAATGAAGAGATTGTCTCGGTGCTGCCGCTCGGCCTGCTGGTGCACGACCAGGAGGCCAACCGCACGGTGATCAGCAACAAAATCGCCGATCACCTGCTGCCGCACCTCAACCTGCAAAACATCACCAGCATGGCCGATCAGCATCAGGGCGTGATTCAGGCCACCATTAATAATGAGCTCTACGAGATCCGCCAGTTCCGCAGCCAGGTGGCATCGCGCACGCAGATCTTTATCATTCGCGATCAGGATCGCGAGGTGATGGTCAATAAAAAGCTCAAACAGGCGCAAAGGCTGTATGAGAAGAACCAGCAGGGCCGGGCGGCCTTTATGCAGAATATTGGCGATGCTTTCAAACTGCCGCTGAAGGCGCTGGCCAGCGAAGCCGCTCAGTTAACCAGCCCGGAAAGCCTGCAACTGTCGGGTCATGCCGATACGCTGGTGCGGCTGGTAGATGAGATCCAGCTCGCCAATATGCTGGAAAACGACAGCTGGAAGAGCACCACAACCCAGTTCTCAATTCAGGATCTGATCGATGAGGTGGTGCCGGAAGTGCTGCCGGTTATCAAACGTAAAGGGCTGCAGCTGCTGATCAACAACCCTCTGCGGGCCAATGATGAGCGCCACGGCGACCGTGACGCGCTGCGTCGCATTCTGCTGATGCTGATCCAGTACGCGGTCACCACCACCCAGATCGGCAAAATTACGCTCGAAGTCAGCAGCGATGAATCGGCTGAAGATCGCCTCACCTTCCGTATCCTTGATACCGGTGAAGGGGTTACAGCCAGTGAAATCGATAATCTGCACTTCCCGTTCCTCAACGATACCCAGGGTGACAATTACGGCAAAGCCAACGCCCTCACCTTCTGGCTCTGCGATCAGCTGGCGCGTAAGCTTGGCGGTCACCTGAATATTAAAGCCCGTGAATCGCTGGGCACCCGTTATTCATTGCATGTAAAAATGCCAGCCACCCCGCAGGAAACCGAGGACGATGAGGGCCTGCTGGACGAAGTGGTGATCATGGTGGATGTAACGTCAAATGAGATCCGCAGTATTGTGGTGCGCCAGCTCGAAAACTGGGGAGCAACCTGTATCTCCCCGGACGAAAGGCTGGCAAGTCAAGAATATGATCTCTTTTTAACGGATAATCCGTCTAATCTTACTGCCTCGGGCTTGCTTTTAAGCGATGATGAGCCAGGCGTGCGAAAAATTGGCCCCGGCCAGGTGCGCGTCAACTTTAATATGAGCAATGCGATGCAGGAAGCTGTACTACAACTAATAGAGGAGCAACTGGCGCAGGAAACGGTCCCGGAATCCCCACTGGGCGGCAATGAAAATGCCGAACTGCAGGCCAGCGGCTATTATTCTCTCTTCGTAGACACAGTACCAGATGATGTTAAGAGGTTGTATACTGAAGCCGCCGCGAACGACTTCGCAGCGCTGGCTCAGACAGCACACCGGCTCAAAGGGGTGTTTGCCATGCTTAATCTGGTTCCAGGCAAGCAATTATGTGAAACGCTGGAACATCTTATTCGTGAGAAAGATGCCGCCAGCATAGAAAAATACATCAGCGACATTGACGACTATGTCAAAAGCTTGCTGTAG
- a CDS encoding porin OmpC, whose amino-acid sequence MKVKVLSLLVPALLVAGAANAAEIYNKDGNKLDLYGKVDGLHYFSDDDGADGDQTYMRLGFKGETQVNDQITGYGQWEYQIQGNTTESDNQSWTRVAFAGLKFAEAGSFDYGRNYGVIYDVTSWTDVLPEFGGDTYGSDNFLQSRGNGVATYRNQDFFGLVDGLNFALQYQGKNGSVSGENDTGRSLLKQNGDGFGGSLTYDLGEGFSIGAAAASSKRTADQNGPRVYGRGDHAEVYSGGLKYDANNLYLAAQYTQTYNATRFGNSQSSSDNAVYGFANKAQNFEVVAQYQFDFGLRPSVAYLQSKGKDIEGNGDQDLLKYVDVGATYYFNKNMSTYVDYKINLLDENAFTDRAGISTDDIVALGLVYQF is encoded by the coding sequence ATGAAAGTTAAAGTACTGTCCCTCCTGGTACCAGCACTGCTGGTAGCAGGCGCAGCAAATGCGGCTGAAATTTACAACAAAGACGGCAACAAATTAGATCTCTACGGCAAAGTAGACGGTCTGCACTATTTCTCTGATGACGACGGCGCTGATGGCGATCAGACCTACATGCGTCTCGGCTTTAAAGGCGAAACTCAGGTTAACGACCAGATCACTGGCTACGGTCAGTGGGAATACCAGATTCAGGGCAACACCACCGAGAGCGACAACCAGTCCTGGACGCGTGTGGCCTTCGCGGGTCTGAAGTTCGCTGAAGCAGGTTCTTTCGACTACGGTCGTAACTACGGCGTGATCTACGACGTGACCTCCTGGACCGACGTTCTGCCAGAATTCGGCGGCGACACCTACGGTTCTGATAACTTCCTGCAATCCCGTGGTAACGGCGTTGCAACCTACCGTAACCAGGACTTCTTCGGTCTGGTTGATGGCCTGAACTTTGCTCTGCAGTATCAGGGTAAAAACGGTAGCGTCAGCGGTGAAAACGACACCGGTCGTAGCCTGCTGAAACAGAACGGTGACGGCTTCGGCGGCTCCCTGACCTATGATCTGGGCGAAGGCTTCAGCATTGGTGCAGCAGCAGCGTCTTCCAAACGTACCGCAGACCAGAACGGCCCACGCGTTTACGGTCGTGGTGACCACGCTGAAGTATACAGCGGTGGCCTGAAATATGACGCAAACAACCTGTATCTGGCAGCGCAGTACACCCAGACTTACAACGCGACCCGTTTCGGTAACTCTCAGTCCAGCAGCGACAACGCGGTTTATGGCTTTGCTAACAAAGCACAGAACTTCGAAGTGGTTGCACAGTACCAGTTCGACTTCGGTCTGCGTCCATCCGTGGCTTACCTGCAGTCCAAAGGTAAGGACATCGAAGGTAACGGCGACCAGGATCTGCTGAAATATGTTGATGTTGGCGCGACTTACTACTTCAACAAAAACATGTCCACCTATGTTGATTACAAAATCAACCTGCTGGATGAAAATGCCTTCACCGACCGTGCAGGCATCAGCACTGATGACATCGTAGCCCTGGGTCTGGTTTACCAGTTCTAA